Genomic window (Vibrio coralliirubri):
GATGATAGTTTCATGAATGTCAGTAGTGGTGATGCCATCGTAAAACTGAATGTGAGCTTTCAATTCTACTTGTGATACAGAAACATTGTGCAAGCCTTCAGCTGCCCATGTAATCACGCGATGGATCTTCTCTAGATCGATCGTTTCTTTGCGCCCGTTACGCTTGGTAACAGTAAGTTGTTGGTTCATTCTGCTTAATTTCCCTAACAAAACTGAACAAGGCCGTGTTTTTGTGTATTTCTGTGTAATTTTTGTAAATTACGTTTCGGCTTTGTGATCTTGGTCTACCCATACATTGTAGTTCAAACACAACATATAGGGGTCATTTGTTTGTTGGGTTACAAGATAGTGCTACAACTGATATTTTTCAAGGTAAAGAAATGGGGTTGCTTGTGGATAAGTGGTGGATTGAAAAAAAACTGTAAGTGACCACTAACTGATGAGGTTAGATGTGACTTGATTGTATAAAAGTCGGCTTTTAATGATGCTTTATTTTTGCACGCCCATAAAAAAAAATCCCTTGATCTTTGGGCAAAATAGGCGATGGATTTTGGGCGATTAAATTTAAATCGAGGTGGTCAAAATGGAAGCTGGCGCACGAAATTTAGACTGAAAAAAGTCGCAAAGTTATGGTAATTGCAACTCTTTTCATTCGTCTTTTTTACAAAAGGTTTTACGGTAGGGCTACCGATATTTTTTAGCCAAAGTTTTGTGTGTGAACGATGTAGTTCACATCGACTTTTTGGCCTAAACGGTAAGTGTTCGTCAGCGGGTTATAGTGCAGGCCTGTAATGCCTAATTCTTGCAGCGGAGTGTTATCGACCATCTTGATAAGTTCAGCAGGGCGAATGAACTTCTCGTGTTCATGAGTGCCTTCTGGAACGATCTTCAATAGCTTCTCTGCACCAACAATCGCAAACAAGTAAGATTTGAAGTTACGGTTCAATGTAGAAAAGAAAACGTGGCCGCCCGGTTTTACCAATTTTGAACAGGCAGTGATAACAGATTGCGGGTCAGGAACGTGTTCAAGCATTTCCATGCACGTTACCACATCGTACGTCTGTGGGTTCTGTTCTGCGTGGTCTTCGATAGTGCTCTGGATGTAATCGAGCTTAGTGCCAGTTTCCAATGCGTGAAGGCGCGCAACTTCTAGCGGTTCTTTACCCATGTCTAGGCCTGTTACTATCGCACCTTCAACCGCCATGCTTTCTGCAAGAATACCGCCGCCGCAGCCAACATCGAGGACTTTCTTGCCAAACAGGCCTTCAGTCTTCTCTAATACGTAATTTAGGCGCAGTGGGTTGATTTGATGTAGCGGCTTAAATTCGCCTTCTAGATCCCACCAGCGTGACGCCATGTCTTCGAATTTCTTGATTTCTGCTGGGTCTACGTTCTGTGATTTAGTCATAATCGGCATTTCCAAGTTAAATAATGCATCCATGAAATTGCAGGCATTATAACTTGCCTTTTCGCGCTGACCAGAAGATCTACAATTTTGCTAGTTTATTGGATGTAAAGTGACCATGTTTCAGCAAGATATGATGCGGAGGTGCAATTTCTCATCAATTGATTGGCTACAAGGGTCACAAGATGGTAAAAGGAGAGGGAAAGTGATGCCTCCGTAGGTAAATTTGTGTTATATTTTTCGGTCTTATACGTATTCAAAAATACGATCTGACTATAGAGGGAAAATGGCTCTATGAGCGATCTAGCGAAAGAGATCACGCCCGTAAATATTGAAGATGAGCTTAGAGGTTCATACCTAGACTACGCGATGTCCGTCATCGTTGGTCGTGCCCTTCCAGATGTGCGTGATGGCCTAAAACCAGTACACCGCCGCGTTTTATTCGCGATGAATGTACTAGGTAATGATTGGAACAAACCATATAAAAAGTCTGCTC
Coding sequences:
- the ubiG gene encoding bifunctional 2-polyprenyl-6-hydroxyphenol methylase/3-demethylubiquinol 3-O-methyltransferase UbiG, producing MDALFNLEMPIMTKSQNVDPAEIKKFEDMASRWWDLEGEFKPLHQINPLRLNYVLEKTEGLFGKKVLDVGCGGGILAESMAVEGAIVTGLDMGKEPLEVARLHALETGTKLDYIQSTIEDHAEQNPQTYDVVTCMEMLEHVPDPQSVITACSKLVKPGGHVFFSTLNRNFKSYLFAIVGAEKLLKIVPEGTHEHEKFIRPAELIKMVDNTPLQELGITGLHYNPLTNTYRLGQKVDVNYIVHTQNFG